One Methylosinus sp. C49 DNA segment encodes these proteins:
- a CDS encoding neutral zinc metallopeptidase encodes MRWDQLGQSDNIEDRRGQDYADAGAGPSFGGGGGLGLGTIVILGVLAYAFGINPALLIGGAEVLSNMRGGGQVAQQRLDRPTRQAPTGAPADRQGQFISAVLAGNERVWSKILPEQKGIRFDPARLVLFNGVTGSACGRAQSAMGPFYCPVDRKIYLDTSFFRDMDRRFGGGGDFAYAYVISHEMGHHIENLLGILPKVQRAQQMASSRSESNNLSVRVELMADCLSGVWAAHADQNWKILEKGDIEKAINTAQAIGDDRLQRSAQGYAVPDSFTHGSSAQRVEWFQRGLQTGKIDACNTFSAQR; translated from the coding sequence ATGAGATGGGATCAGCTCGGCCAGTCCGACAATATAGAGGATCGTCGCGGCCAGGATTACGCCGACGCCGGCGCGGGGCCGAGCTTCGGCGGTGGCGGCGGGCTCGGGCTGGGCACGATCGTCATTCTCGGCGTCCTCGCCTATGCGTTCGGCATAAATCCGGCGCTGCTGATCGGCGGCGCGGAAGTGCTCAGCAATATGCGCGGCGGCGGACAGGTGGCGCAGCAGCGGCTCGATCGCCCGACCCGTCAGGCGCCGACCGGCGCGCCGGCGGATCGACAGGGCCAATTCATCTCCGCCGTGCTCGCCGGCAATGAGCGCGTCTGGTCGAAGATTTTGCCCGAGCAGAAGGGCATTCGCTTCGACCCGGCGCGGCTCGTGCTGTTCAACGGCGTCACCGGCTCGGCCTGCGGCCGCGCGCAATCGGCGATGGGGCCGTTCTACTGTCCGGTCGACCGAAAAATCTATCTCGACACGTCGTTTTTCCGCGACATGGACCGCCGCTTCGGCGGCGGCGGCGATTTCGCCTATGCCTATGTGATTTCCCATGAGATGGGCCATCACATCGAGAATCTGCTCGGCATTCTGCCCAAGGTGCAGCGCGCGCAGCAGATGGCGTCGAGCCGCTCCGAGTCCAATAATCTCTCGGTCCGCGTCGAGCTGATGGCCGATTGCCTTTCCGGCGTCTGGGCGGCGCACGCCGATCAGAATTGGAAGATTCTCGAGAAGGGCGACATAGAAAAAGCGATCAACACCGCGCAGGCGATCGGCGACGACCGTCTCCAGCGTTCCGCGCAGGGCTATGCGGTGCCGGACAGCTTTACCCATGGCTCCTCGGCGCAGCGCGTCGAATGGTTCCAGCGCGGTCTGCAGACCGGCAAAATCGACGCCTGCAACACTTTCTCAGCGCAGCGTTGA
- a CDS encoding DUF2339 domain-containing protein produces MMQTNLLAPLIFGALMLILGPLGFFLALSARERLSIAERRIASLEARLRAVSAPARATTAAPSPAPTPAPSPAPARARATPGQKSVEPTTEPKPRVPSTPRVEKPAAGAAGLEAALGADWSVWIGGVALALGALLLVRYSIEQGWFGPAARCVLGLALGAALIAAGEWLRRREMASRNPTQTPAVLSAAGAVAGFGAIYAAHGLYGFIGPTLAFAALGALGVATKLAAALHGPWLAGLGLVGAGAAPLLVASAAPDPWPVVLYLAIVQAAAFGLARMRNWDWLAEAAAAGGALWALLLAAAPDVLHAALVQTLIGAAAAALYSASRRQSTPLDRVATILPGGLAGVAALIVASATPIGLDAATTATLCAILVCVALAGAFRACSAALLPIVGAAAVAISFVWPGNPDAPARTLGPILLHAPHAPEHFLVVAIFSAAIVVGLATRRLATDGLLYPQATAYAFAAAATPLAVAATLYLRLADGPSSLSFALVAAAIGAGFVGLAHFFRAAGSNATATLAQGVFATGALAALALALVFFLDRGMLTVALALSATAAAFVSARLDIPALRAPTAALGLLVLARLLLEPRIVGPTLGTTPIFNWLLLGYGAPALAFAAAARLLRRPGKADAPTSIAEALATLFAALLVYFEIRHALNGGDIFARGTGLVELGLLATTSLLFTLALVEIDPRRRSPIFDIGALLFGAAACFFSVGVATIADPLLSCRPLEGGADLLLGYAAPAAAAALLMRRAHGLRPIWFTRAAGALSVALLFLYASLETRRWFNGAELCAQRGAGEMEVWAYSAAWLALGVLLLVYGLVRGFAGARFASALFIVAATLKIFLYDLAGLEGLWRAFSFIGLGFVLIGVGLAYQKLVFRTATRSTLR; encoded by the coding sequence ATGATGCAGACGAACTTGCTCGCGCCGCTCATTTTCGGCGCGCTGATGCTGATCCTCGGACCGCTCGGTTTTTTCCTCGCCCTTTCGGCGCGCGAGCGCCTTTCGATCGCCGAGCGCCGCATCGCGTCATTGGAGGCGCGATTGCGCGCGGTCAGCGCGCCGGCGAGAGCGACGACCGCAGCGCCCTCCCCGGCTCCGACTCCCGCTCCCTCCCCGGCTCCCGCGCGCGCCCGCGCGACCCCCGGGCAAAAATCGGTCGAGCCGACGACAGAGCCGAAGCCGCGCGTTCCCTCGACGCCGCGCGTCGAAAAGCCCGCCGCCGGCGCGGCCGGTCTCGAAGCGGCGCTCGGCGCCGATTGGAGCGTTTGGATCGGCGGCGTCGCCCTGGCGCTCGGCGCGCTGCTGCTGGTGCGCTATTCGATCGAGCAGGGATGGTTCGGGCCGGCGGCGCGCTGCGTTCTCGGCCTCGCCCTGGGCGCGGCGCTGATCGCCGCCGGCGAATGGCTGCGCCGCCGCGAGATGGCGAGCCGCAATCCCACTCAGACGCCGGCCGTTCTGTCGGCGGCCGGGGCCGTCGCCGGCTTCGGCGCAATCTATGCCGCGCATGGCCTCTACGGCTTCATCGGCCCGACTCTCGCCTTCGCCGCTCTGGGCGCGCTCGGCGTCGCGACCAAGCTGGCGGCGGCTCTGCATGGACCCTGGCTCGCCGGCCTCGGCCTCGTCGGGGCGGGCGCGGCGCCGCTGCTCGTCGCCTCCGCCGCGCCCGATCCCTGGCCCGTCGTTCTCTATCTCGCGATCGTGCAGGCGGCGGCTTTCGGCCTCGCCCGGATGCGCAATTGGGACTGGCTTGCGGAAGCGGCCGCCGCGGGCGGGGCGCTCTGGGCGCTCCTGCTGGCCGCGGCGCCGGATGTACTCCACGCCGCGCTTGTCCAGACGCTGATCGGCGCCGCGGCGGCGGCGCTCTACTCGGCCTCCCGCCGGCAATCGACGCCGCTCGACAGAGTTGCGACGATTCTGCCCGGCGGCCTCGCTGGCGTCGCGGCTCTCATCGTCGCGAGCGCGACGCCCATAGGGCTCGACGCAGCGACGACGGCGACGCTCTGCGCGATCCTCGTCTGCGTCGCGCTCGCCGGGGCCTTTCGCGCCTGCTCCGCCGCTCTGCTGCCGATCGTCGGCGCGGCGGCGGTCGCTATATCGTTCGTCTGGCCCGGAAATCCCGACGCGCCGGCCCGGACGCTCGGCCCCATTCTCCTCCATGCGCCCCACGCGCCGGAGCATTTTCTCGTCGTCGCGATTTTCTCGGCCGCGATCGTCGTCGGTCTCGCCACGCGCCGCCTCGCAACGGACGGGCTCCTCTATCCGCAGGCGACGGCCTATGCCTTCGCGGCGGCGGCGACGCCGCTGGCCGTGGCCGCGACCCTCTATCTGCGCCTCGCTGACGGACCATCGAGCCTCTCCTTCGCCCTGGTCGCCGCGGCGATCGGCGCCGGCTTCGTCGGCCTCGCCCATTTTTTCCGCGCGGCCGGCAGCAATGCGACCGCGACATTGGCGCAAGGCGTTTTCGCGACGGGCGCGCTCGCGGCTCTCGCCCTCGCCCTCGTCTTCTTCCTCGATCGTGGAATGCTGACCGTCGCGCTCGCTCTCTCGGCGACGGCCGCGGCCTTCGTCTCGGCGCGGCTCGACATTCCCGCCCTGCGCGCGCCCACCGCGGCGCTCGGACTTCTGGTGCTGGCGCGGCTGCTGCTGGAACCGCGCATCGTCGGCCCCACGCTCGGGACGACGCCGATCTTCAACTGGCTGCTGCTCGGCTATGGCGCGCCGGCGCTCGCCTTCGCCGCGGCCGCGCGGCTGCTGCGCCGTCCGGGCAAAGCCGACGCGCCGACGTCGATCGCCGAAGCGCTCGCCACGCTGTTTGCCGCACTGCTCGTCTATTTCGAGATACGCCACGCCCTCAACGGCGGCGATATTTTTGCCCGCGGGACGGGTCTCGTAGAGCTGGGGTTGCTCGCGACCACGTCCCTCTTGTTCACGCTGGCGCTGGTCGAGATCGACCCCCGCCGGCGAAGCCCGATCTTCGATATCGGCGCGCTCCTGTTCGGCGCGGCGGCCTGCTTCTTCTCGGTCGGCGTCGCGACGATCGCCGATCCGCTGCTGAGCTGTCGTCCGCTCGAGGGAGGCGCCGATCTGCTGCTCGGCTATGCAGCGCCGGCCGCAGCGGCCGCGCTGCTCATGCGCCGCGCCCACGGCCTGCGCCCCATCTGGTTCACGCGAGCCGCCGGCGCGCTGTCGGTCGCGCTGCTCTTTCTCTACGCCAGCCTCGAGACGCGACGCTGGTTCAATGGCGCTGAACTCTGCGCACAACGCGGCGCCGGGGAGATGGAAGTCTGGGCCTATTCGGCGGCATGGCTCGCGCTCGGCGTGCTACTGCTCGTCTATGGCCTCGTCCGCGGCTTCGCCGGCGCGCGCTTCGCCTCGGCGCTGTTCATCGTCGCGGCGACGCTGAAAATCTTCCTCTACGATCTCGCCGGCCTCGAGGGGTTGTGGCGCGCCTTTTCCTTCATCGGCCTCGGCTTCGTGCTGATCGGCGTCGGCCTCGCGTATCAGAAGCTCGTCTTCCGAACCGCGACGCGCTCAACGCTGCGCTGA
- a CDS encoding transposase yields the protein MLSAVILAFDTPPATGGRARESAERDAIVRTLASLIDACVAGLVADAVLVGPPDSGLGVIAEEAGCGLVEAVDARSGLARALPAMRYPDVLVLRAGHAPERGFVDELRDALSYGEQGRALVLRAAPSSLLTRIAPRLAEPVGLVARREDFGAAGDLATLAKKLRATELTTKARRAI from the coding sequence ATGCTCTCGGCCGTCATACTCGCATTCGACACGCCCCCGGCGACAGGAGGGCGCGCCCGGGAATCGGCCGAGCGCGACGCGATCGTGCGCACGCTCGCCTCGCTGATCGATGCTTGCGTCGCCGGCCTCGTCGCCGACGCTGTGCTGGTGGGGCCGCCAGACTCCGGCCTCGGCGTCATCGCCGAGGAGGCCGGCTGCGGGCTGGTGGAAGCCGTCGACGCGCGCTCCGGCCTCGCCCGCGCGCTGCCGGCCATGCGCTATCCCGATGTGCTGGTTCTGCGCGCCGGCCACGCGCCGGAGCGCGGCTTCGTCGATGAATTGCGCGACGCTCTGTCCTATGGCGAGCAGGGCCGCGCGCTCGTGCTGCGCGCGGCGCCCAGCTCGCTGCTGACGCGCATCGCGCCGCGGCTGGCGGAGCCCGTCGGCCTCGTCGCGCGGCGCGAGGATTTCGGCGCCGCCGGCGATCTGGCGACGCTCGCCAAAAAGCTGCGCGCGACCGAGCTGACGACGAAAGCCCGCCGCGCGATCTGA